The genomic DNA CCCGTTGTCGGTTCATCAATTAAATAAAGCGTCTTTCCTGTCGCGCGACGTGACAACTCAGTTGCCAATTTCACCCGCTGCGCTTCCCCCCCAGAAAGGGTAGGTGCAGGTTGTCCTAACTTAATATAACCTAAACCAACATCTACCAAAGTTTGCAAGCGATTTGCCGCCCTGGGGATATTTTTAAACATCTCACAAGCTTCTTCTACCGTCATATTCAACACATCAGAAATAGACTTCTCCTTATATTTAACCTGCAAGGTTTCCCGGTTGTATCGCGCACCTTTACAAACTTCACATTGTACGTAAACATCGGGTAAGAAATTCATCGAAATTATATTCACACCTTGACCGGCGCAAGCTTCGCATCTCCCACCTTTGACATTAAAAGAAAACTGCCCCGGTTTGTAACCTCTCGCTTTTGCTTCAATAGTTTCTGCAAACATATCTCTGATTACATCAAACACTCCCGTATAAGTAGCAGGATTAGAACGGGGAGTTCTACCAATGGGAGATTGATCGATGACAATTACCTTATCAACGGCATCCCCTAAAGATTTTTCTCCCTGGGTTTTGATGCCGTCCATATCTTTGGGTAAAGGAACTTTGCGGGTGATATAATGTTGCAGAGACGGATAGAGTAAGTCATTAATTAAGCTAGACTTACCGGAACCAGAAACCCCAGTAATACAAACAAGTTTGCCGAGGGGGATTTCTACATCAATATTTTTTAAGTTATTACGGCGGCAATTTTTCAGCAGTAGCGATTTACCATTACCCTTGCGCCTTTGGGCCGGGGTTTCTATTACCTTTCTTCCTGACAAATAAGCACCCGTTAAAGACTCTTCTGTTGCTAGTAATGTCTCTAAATTCCCTTGGGCAACAATGCGCCCGCCGTGTACTCCCGCCGCTGGGCCAATGTCTACAATATGATTAGCTGCCCGGATGGTTTCTTCATCGTGTTCGACGACAATTAAGGTATTGCCTAAATCGCGCAATCTTGTTAAAGTTTTTAACAGGCGCGAATTGTCTCTCTGATGCAATCCAATGCTAGGTTCATCTAAAACGTAGAGGACACCAGTTAAACCAGAACCGATTTGAGTTGCCAGACGAATGCGTTGTGCTTCCCCGCCGGAAAGGGTCATTGCTGGGCGGTCTAAGGTAAGATAATCTAAGCCAACATCGAGGAGAAATTGTAATCTGGCCTTGATTTCTCTGAGAACTAAATCGGCAATTTGTGCTTGGCGATCGCTTAATTTTAAGTTATCAACTTTTTCTCGACAATCTCGAATCGAACCACTGGTAAAATCTAAAATCCGATACTGCCCTAATTGTACAGAAAGTGCTTCAGGTTTTAGTCGTTTGCCGTGACAAACTTCGCAAGGGCGATCGACGCGATATTGTTCTAATTTTTGTTTAACTAATTCTGAACCAGTCTCGTCATATTGCCGCTGTAAAATTGGAATTACGCCGGGATAACGCCGTTGACTCTTACCTTCTGTCAAGATATTATCTTCAGAACCGTGTAATAAAATTTGCTGCTGTGTTTGTGTGAGTTGATGCCAACGGGTATTGATGTCAAAACCGCAAGCTTTGGCGACACTACAAATTAGTGCAAAATAATAGGTATTATCCTTATCTGCCCAAGGCGCGATCGCAGTGTAAACTGGTGCTTGTTCGTCAGGTACGACTAACTCCTCTGCAAACCTTCGCAAATTGCCCAAACCGTGACAATTTGGACAAGCGCCGTAGGGTGAATTAAAGGAAAATAATCGGGGTGAAAGTTCTTCCATTACCGCCCCATGTTCCGGGCAAGCAAAGTTTTCACTAAAAATTAAAGGGGGATTTGTGTGGGGATTTTCCTTAGTTGGTAATTCTTCAATCAAGGCAATTCCATTTGAATGCCGCAGGCAAGTAGTGAGAGAATCTACTAAACGTTCTTGTAAACCCGGCTTTTTAATTAACCTATCAACTACAATCTCAATGTTGTGGGTATGATTCTTATCTAATTCGATGTTTTCTGAGAGTTCTACCACCTCGCCATCAACTTTTACCCGAATAAAGCCTTCGGAAGCTAAACTCGATAGCAGCTTACGATGAGTGCCTTTTTTGCCTCTGACAACGGGGGCGAGAATGTGAAAGCGAGTACCATCAGGAAGTGCCATCACGCGATCGCACATTTCATCGATCGTTTGTGGCGCAATGCAGCGATCGCAAATCGGACAATGGGGTTCCCCCGCCCGCCCAAATAGCAGTCTAAAATAGTCGTAAATCTCCGTAACAGTCCCAACTGTCGATCGCGGATTATGAGAAGTCGATTTTTGGTCAATAGAAATCGCCGGACTTAACCCCTCGATCGCATCCACATCCGGTTTATCCAACTGTCCCAGGAATTGACGCGCGTAGGCGCTTAGAGACTCAATGTAGCGGCGCTGTCCCTCTGCGAAAATCGTATCGAAAGCGAGGGAAGACTTACCGGAACCGGATACGCCAGTAAAGACAATCAGGCGATCGCGCGGTAGTTCCAAATCAATATTCTTTAAATTGTGCTGCCTAGCGCCCCGAATCCGAATATAATTCTGGATATTTGGGCTTAAATTCACGGCAGATTGCCCGTTATGAGATGCACTTAAGTTACTCTTCGAGGTTTCGGCAGTAGAAGGCATAATCCAGTAAAAAATATTGCTTAAATATCTTAGCGCTGCATACCATAACTGACATCCAAACTCAGGAGTATTAAAGGATTGTCAAATAGGTTTCAGTCGGGCCATCGGGCAAAACTTTCAATCTTTGATTTTTCAAGTCAACTTCAATTCCTAACGCTTCCATCGGAATTACACCTAACAGTGCATTTCTCCCTGCTGGCAATTCCAAACACTCAAAAGTTCCCTCACGTCCGCACAGGGAAATCGACGCATCTCGAAATATTCTAGCTTCGCTAATACCCATCGCTGTCTCAACAACCACTTGTTTGAGAATTTTTAAACCTAGTTGAGCGATAATATTTGCAGGTAGGCACAGAGTTGTTGCCCTCGTATCCACCAAGACATTTTCTAAAGTAACAGACCTTACTTGGTCAGGTGAGATCATACCATCTTCAGCCTTACCCCGATCTAGTCGATTTGTAATTTCTAGTGTTGTTATAACTTTCCCCATTGAGTTGTCGGTAGTAGTTTCCATGATTTTACCACAAATTGACATTATACATTATAAAAGTTTAACAAATTTTGGAATAGAGTTAGCCGAGAATGCGATCGTCATCTCCAACATTGCCACATCTTTTGCGATTCTCTATTTATGATATCCTAAAAATACCGATTTTCCTAAAAAATCCGTCATCCCAAAAATACTATGAACAAAAAGTTCAAATTCAGATTTCTAGTCATCGCCCTATTTTTATGCCTTGCCAGCGGTGGTTTTCTAGCCGATCGCTACCTCAAACGTCCCTTTGCCCTCCCCCTCTCCACAAAATACCAATCCTGGCCTGTTAAAGTCGGTCTTCGCATCGCCACTCTGCGCGATCGCATTCCCACAGTTGATCGCGTAGTTCTAGTTCCAGATGAAGCTACATTTTTAACAGCTATTCAACAATGGAGTCTGCAAGGAAGATGGCCGATCTTAATAGAAGATCCGAAATATACCCCAATGTTTATCGAGCGTTTTCAACCAGCCGAATTAATTCGTTTACCCAGCGTCAAACAACCCTTACCCAAGGGTAAGCAACTCGAAGATTCCATCATTCGCGCTTTAGCAACAGCCTGGAATGCAACCGATATTCCTTCTTTAAAAGATACCTGGCTACAACTTGGTTGGCAACCTCCCGGAGTAGTAATCTCCTCGATCAACGATCCTGCATGGCCAGCAGCAGTTGCTTTAGCCGCCGATCGCGGTCAACCCTTAGTCTTTGTAGAAGGTAATTTTGGACAGCCTAACGATACCCTCAATTTAGATCGATGGCAAAGCCTTCAAAAAATCGTTGATAAAGCCGCAGAAACTACAGGTTATGCTTACGCTAATCTTGGCGATGCTATTGATACAATTACTCTGGTAAGACAACTAGCAGTCAAATATCAATCGCCAAAAAAGGCAGATGAACAATTAGCCGTGACAGACGGTTTAGCAAGATACCCAAATGGTAGTAGATGGGCAATAGTAGGGTGGATTTATGGCTCATCATTTCGCAGCGTTTATCAAGCGATGAGTTCGATATTTTTAGATTTTAAAACAGCAATGCTTTATGACAGTTATCAACCGGAAGGTAATTGGGAAAAATATGAAATAGAAGCACCAACAAAACAATTGAATAGAATGGATTTTAGTGTTGAACACATACAGCAACCAAAATCTAGTTTAGAAACGTGGAAAAACTTGGTTTCCCATGAATGGGATTTTGATTTGATATTTATTAACTCTAAAGGCAATAAAGATAAATTCTTTGTTGGTGGCGGCGACGCTTCAGTAAACGATATTCCCAAACTTAAATCACCCGCAGTTATTCACTTAATCCACAGTTGGTCTGCGACTTCACCTGATGACAGAAACACTGTTGCTGGCAGATGGCTAGAAAATGGAGTTTATGCCTATGTTGGGAGCGTACACGAGCCATATTTGGCTGCATTCCTCCCACCCAAAATAATAGTTGAACGCCTATCGGCTTCCGTCCCTTTTCTAATAGCCACTCGCCTGTTAGAATCAGCTCCTTGGAAAATTACAACAATAGGCGATCCGCTGATGATCCTCAGTAAACCCAGAGAAAAAATTTCACCAAATCAGCAACCTATACCAAAGTGAAGTAGTTGTTAGTTGTTAGTTGGTAATTGGTAATTGGTAATTGGTAATTGCTAATGGCTAATGGCTAATGGCTAATGGCTAATGGCTAATGGCTAATGGCTAATGGCTAATTGCTAATGGCTAATGGCTAATCGCTAATCGCTAATTACCCATCCTCCCCCATCTCCCCCATCTCCCCCATCTCCCCCATCTCCCCCATCTCCCCCATCTTCCCCATCTTCCCCATCTCCCCCATCTTCCCTAGCCCCTAGCCCCTAGCCCCTAGCCCCTTCTTTATTACTTGTCAATCCCGCTCAAATTAATCTAAATTAAAAGTAGAAATAAAATTTAATATTTATCTAAGCTCCTCACAAATAAGCGCCCCTCAATGACTGCCATCCCTCCTGTTGGCGTGCGTCCCCCTTGCCCGCCAACACTCACTACCCGTGCATCACGTCTAACCCGATTTCTCAACCGCCTGCATCCCAGCCCAGAAACCCTCTTGCTGATCCTCTCCTTACTGATTGGGGGAGTCACAGGGGCAGGGGTAGTCACCTTTCATTACCTAATCCATTTGATCCATAGCCTGATGATGGAAGACTTTATGGGGGTAATAGGTGGAGGTAGCCCTTGGGCATTAGCCTGCATCCCCATCCTTGGTGGAGTCGCCATTGGCTTAATGCGCTGGTGGTTCCGAGATTTTGGCCCTAATATGTCCTCGCTGATCGCCGCTTCCCAAGGTTTGCAAGAGCTCTCTCCCCTCAAACCGATCGCCAAGATGGTAGC from Kamptonema formosum PCC 6407 includes the following:
- the uvrA gene encoding excinuclease ABC subunit UvrA; translation: MPSTAETSKSNLSASHNGQSAVNLSPNIQNYIRIRGARQHNLKNIDLELPRDRLIVFTGVSGSGKSSLAFDTIFAEGQRRYIESLSAYARQFLGQLDKPDVDAIEGLSPAISIDQKSTSHNPRSTVGTVTEIYDYFRLLFGRAGEPHCPICDRCIAPQTIDEMCDRVMALPDGTRFHILAPVVRGKKGTHRKLLSSLASEGFIRVKVDGEVVELSENIELDKNHTHNIEIVVDRLIKKPGLQERLVDSLTTCLRHSNGIALIEELPTKENPHTNPPLIFSENFACPEHGAVMEELSPRLFSFNSPYGACPNCHGLGNLRRFAEELVVPDEQAPVYTAIAPWADKDNTYYFALICSVAKACGFDINTRWHQLTQTQQQILLHGSEDNILTEGKSQRRYPGVIPILQRQYDETGSELVKQKLEQYRVDRPCEVCHGKRLKPEALSVQLGQYRILDFTSGSIRDCREKVDNLKLSDRQAQIADLVLREIKARLQFLLDVGLDYLTLDRPAMTLSGGEAQRIRLATQIGSGLTGVLYVLDEPSIGLHQRDNSRLLKTLTRLRDLGNTLIVVEHDEETIRAANHIVDIGPAAGVHGGRIVAQGNLETLLATEESLTGAYLSGRKVIETPAQRRKGNGKSLLLKNCRRNNLKNIDVEIPLGKLVCITGVSGSGKSSLINDLLYPSLQHYITRKVPLPKDMDGIKTQGEKSLGDAVDKVIVIDQSPIGRTPRSNPATYTGVFDVIRDMFAETIEAKARGYKPGQFSFNVKGGRCEACAGQGVNIISMNFLPDVYVQCEVCKGARYNRETLQVKYKEKSISDVLNMTVEEACEMFKNIPRAANRLQTLVDVGLGYIKLGQPAPTLSGGEAQRVKLATELSRRATGKTLYLIDEPTTGLSFYDVHQLLNVLQRLVDKGNSILVIEHNLDVIRAGDWVIDLGPEGGDKGGEVIAVGTPEDVAENAHSYTGLYLKEVLRQHPGN
- a CDS encoding pepsin/retropepsin-like aspartic protease family protein; this translates as METTTDNSMGKVITTLEITNRLDRGKAEDGMISPDQVRSVTLENVLVDTRATTLCLPANIIAQLGLKILKQVVVETAMGISEARIFRDASISLCGREGTFECLELPAGRNALLGVIPMEALGIEVDLKNQRLKVLPDGPTETYLTIL